The genomic window ACAACGCCCTGCGGTGGCTGGACGGGGCCGACCTGCACAACGTGGTGGACAAGGAGCTGGGTTACGTGAGGAGTGCGGGATGACCCCCGGGCAGACGACCGGCCAGGCGGCGGCCACCGACCAGGGTTCTCGCCCTGGCGCTGGGCTGTCGATGCGCTCGGCCACCGAGCTGGTGGCCGGCTTCGCCGACGGGTCGATCGACCCGGTCGCGGTCACGCATGACGCGCTCGCGGCCATCGAGGCCCATGACGAGCAGGTCAACGCGATGGTGCTGGTCGACGCGGAGGGCGCGCTGGAGGCAGCCCGGGCCTCGGCCCGGCGGTGGGAGCAGGGCAGTCCGCTCGGGCCGGCCGACGGCGTGCCGACGACCATCAAGGACATCCTGCTCACCCGGGGCTGGCCCACTCTGCGCGGGAGCCGGCTGATCGAGGAGGCCGGCCCCTGGCCCGACGATGCTCCGGCCGTCGCGCGGCTGCGCGAGAGCGGGTCCGTCCTGCTGGGCAAGAACACCGCCCCCGAGTTCGCCTGGAAGGGCGTGACCGACTCGCTGCGCCACGGGGCGACCGGCAACCCGTGGGGTGCTGAGCTCACCGCGGGTGGTTCCAGCGGTGGCGCTGCTGCCGCGGTCGGGCTGGGGATGGGAGTCTGGGCGCCGGGGACCGACGGCGGCGGGTCGGTGCGGATCCCGGCCTCGTTCACCGGGACGGTCGCGCTCAAAGGCACCTATGGTCGGGTGCCGATGTTCCCCTCCAGCCCGTATGGCACGGTCGCGCACGCCGGCCCGATGACCCGCTCGGTGCGCGACGCGGCGTTCCTGCTCGACATCCTCAGCGGCCCCGACTCCCGCGACTGGTCCGCCGAGGCGCCGCCGACGAGCTCGTTCCTCGAAGGCCTGGACGCCGGGGTGCGCGGTCTGCGGATCGCCTTCTCACCGACCCTCGGCTTCGACGTCACCAACGACCCGGAGGTCGAGGCAGCCGTGCGCGCGGCGGCCGAGATCCTCGCGCGGGCCGGAGCCGAGGTCGAGGAGATCGACCCTGGGATCGACGACCCGGTCGATGCCTTCCACGTGCTGTGGTTCACCGGCGCCGCCAAGGTCCTCGAGGGCTACGGCCCGGGGGCGATCGAGCAGATCGACCCCGGTCTGGCCGAGGCGATCCGCTCCTTCGGGCTCGGCGTCAGCGCCTCGCACTTCCTGGACGCGGTGGCCGTCCGGATGGACCTGGGCAGGACGATGGGGGCCTTCCACGAGACCCATGACGTGCTGCTGACCCCCACCATGCCGATCGCCGCGTTTCCGGTCGGTCAGCCGGCCCCCGACGGGTGGGCCAGCGACCTGTGGACCAGCTGGACGCCATACACCTATCCGTTCAACCTGACGCAGCAACCCGCGCTGTCCGTGCCCTGTGGCTTCACCGCCGACGAGCGACCGGTCGGCCTGCAGGTGGTCGGGGCGCGGCATGCCGACGCGCTCGTGCTCCGGGTGGGGCAGGCCTACGAGGCGCTGACCGACTGGCACCGTTGCGTCCCGACCCTGTTGCGGCACAACGCGACCGACACCCACCACCAGGAGTGAGCATGCCCCGCTACATCACGGTCAGCCTGGACTCGCGCGGCGTGAGCTGCACCGCCCGCCTCCTCGAGGAGGCAGCCCCCCGCACCTGCGCCGCCGTCTGGGACGCACTGCCGCTGAGCTCTGCGGTCTTCCACGGCAAATACGCCCGCAACGAGATCTATGCGCTCTTCCCGGCCTTCGCCCCGCAGGACCCGGGCAAGGAGAACACCACGATCACGCCCTTCACCGGAGACCTGTGCTGGTTCAGCTTCAGCGGCGACGACCTCGGCAACCCGGCCTATGGCTATGAGACCGAGGAGGAGCACCGGGCCAGTGGGGGACTGGTCGACCTGGCGCTGTTCTATGGCCGCAACAACCTGTTGATCAACGGCGACCAGGGGTGGGTGCCCGGCAACGTCTTCGGCGAGGTGGTCGAGGGCATGGAGGCCATGGCGGCCGCCTGCCAGGACGTCTGGATGGGCGGGGCCCGCGGCGAGACGCTGACCTTTGCCCGGGCAGAGGAGCCCGCCCTCTG from Ornithinimicrobium cryptoxanthini includes these protein-coding regions:
- a CDS encoding amidase gives rise to the protein MTPGQTTGQAAATDQGSRPGAGLSMRSATELVAGFADGSIDPVAVTHDALAAIEAHDEQVNAMVLVDAEGALEAARASARRWEQGSPLGPADGVPTTIKDILLTRGWPTLRGSRLIEEAGPWPDDAPAVARLRESGSVLLGKNTAPEFAWKGVTDSLRHGATGNPWGAELTAGGSSGGAAAAVGLGMGVWAPGTDGGGSVRIPASFTGTVALKGTYGRVPMFPSSPYGTVAHAGPMTRSVRDAAFLLDILSGPDSRDWSAEAPPTSSFLEGLDAGVRGLRIAFSPTLGFDVTNDPEVEAAVRAAAEILARAGAEVEEIDPGIDDPVDAFHVLWFTGAAKVLEGYGPGAIEQIDPGLAEAIRSFGLGVSASHFLDAVAVRMDLGRTMGAFHETHDVLLTPTMPIAAFPVGQPAPDGWASDLWTSWTPYTYPFNLTQQPALSVPCGFTADERPVGLQVVGARHADALVLRVGQAYEALTDWHRCVPTLLRHNATDTHHQE
- a CDS encoding DUF3830 family protein, whose product is MPRYITVSLDSRGVSCTARLLEEAAPRTCAAVWDALPLSSAVFHGKYARNEIYALFPAFAPQDPGKENTTITPFTGDLCWFSFSGDDLGNPAYGYETEEEHRASGGLVDLALFYGRNNLLINGDQGWVPGNVFGEVVEGMEAMAAACQDVWMGGARGETLTFARAEEPAL